AGCAGGTTGCGGCGCCGCTCCACCTGGGCCTTGACCTGCGCCAGATCGCCGCGCCGGGGGTTAAGGACGAGCGCCACGTGAATCATGAACTCCTCGCGCAGAAGTCCGGACGCATCCGCCGCCAGTTCGCGGGAGACGGGCCCGAGCGAAATCTCCTCGTACGCTTCGAGCATCGGGGCGGACGCGGCCCCGCCGCCGCGGAAATGCGCCGTCACGAAGTAGACCACCACCGCGGTCACCCCCATCACCGCGCCGACGACGGCATACCCGGCGGGCGAAAAAAGAGG
The Planctomycetota bacterium DNA segment above includes these coding regions:
- a CDS encoding flagellar basal body-associated FliL family protein, whose amino-acid sequence is MAVSAEPGPAAPSVARPLFSPAGYAVVGAVMGVTAVVVYFVTAHFRGGGAASAPMLEAYEEISLGPVSRELAADASGLLREEFMIHVALVLNPRRGDLAQVKAQVERRRNLLRDIVSTEIVYAKPEGELRRPGVLEALKAEIKARLNAELGGAGGGQDVILKVIFPESKVPARRG